The genome window GAACTGTTTAGGAATGCTTCTTGCAACACTTCTGGCCAAACTATTTCGCGTTTTCCTTCTTCCCCGCCAAATACACTGACTAGAATGAGACCGACTATAATTGCCGGGGATTCCATTAATGCTAGCGCGGCTACCATGTAACCGTCAAAGTCGATTCCCTGTGCTGTGAGGAAGGAGGTTGCAGTGATAAATGTGACGGCGCTGATGGAACCGTAGGTGGCTGCGATCGCTGCGGCATTGTAGGAGTCGAGTTTTATCCTCAGAATTAAAAAAGTATAAATTGGTACTAGCATTGACATCAGCATGGCGGCCACAATTGTCAGGGCGATTTGCTGGTCAATTCCGCTTTTGGACAGTTCGACACCGCCTTTAAATCCGATCGCAAACAGCAGGTACAGCGAAAACAGTTTGGGGATGGGGGCTGGAATTTCTAAATCAGATTTGAGAAAAATTGCCAGCATTCCCATGAAAAAAGCTAATATGGGTGGATTTAAGATATTTGACGCTACTAAACTCAAATCCACGATCGTTCACTCCCATTTCTTGCGTTTTTAATATTACTTCCCCAGTAATTGTGGCACGAGAATGGATCAATAGAGCGATCGAACTTTGGACGCGAAAGCTCGATCGGGATAAATACCGCCAAATACGGCAAAGGCACAAAGTGCACACCTTACAACCAGTAAGGCGTGCACTTCGCACCCGCAGGTTAAGTATTTGTGTTTAACTAAGCAACAGTCAAATAAGACTCTAGGGCTTCGGAACCACCGATCAACTTGCCGTCGATAAATACTTGCGGCACAGTTGTAGCCCCAGTCATAGCCCGGAGCGATCGGGTTGTGATCTCCCGGCCCAAGACGATTTCTTCATAATCCAAGCCATGTTTACTCAGCATTGCCTTAGCCTTAGCGCAGAAGGGACAGCCGATTTTTGTAAACAGCGAAACGACCTTGGGCTTGGCTGCTGCGGAGTTGATGTAGTTGAGCATCGTCTCGGCATCGGACACTTTGAAAGGGTCTCCCGGTTCCTCTGGCTCAATAAACATTTTTTCAACCACGCCATCTTTTACCAGCATCGAATAACGCCAAGACCGCTTCCCAAAGCCTAAATCTGTTTTGTCTACCAGCATTCCCATGCCTTCGGTAAACTCGCCGTTACCGTCGGGAATTAACGTCACATTGTCTGCTTCTTGGTCTTTTGCCCACTCGTTCATCACAAAGGTGTCGTTGACGGAAATGCAAACGATTTCATCTACGCCGTTTTCTTTGAAAACTTTCGCCAATTCGTTGTAACCGGGGAGGTGCGTTGACGAACAAGTAGGAGTAAAGGCTCCTGGTAGCGAGAACACTACTACGGTTTTGCCTGCAAATATATCATCCGTGGTGACATCGACCCACTCGTTGTCTTTGCGAGTGCGAAAGGTGACTTTGGGTACTCTTTGACCTTCGTGGTTCGTCAGCATGATTTTAAATTTTTGGGTACTTGGGTTCCATTCCTTTGCTTATTATAGCGTACTCATAACGAGTATGACTTGTCAAGGGAGGCGAGTTTTTTTCTCGGACTTGGGCGCGCGCGAGCTCAGTTCATTGTCTTTGCGACGACAGTTTGAATCATAGTCCGAATCAATCTCACGGCGGGCGCGAACTCAGTTCATTGTCTTTGCGACAGCTAGCAGATTTAAAACTTGCAGTTTAAGTAGGTCGGCAATTCTGCCTCCATTCCTTTGCTGCTGCTAACGGGTGAGGATTTTTTACACATTCTCTCAACATATCGATATCAATTCCCGGTAGCAATTCGCTTTGTGTGATTAATTCATAACCGCAGTTGGGCGCGAATTCAACCGGAATTTCTTCTCGCAAATGGTAGATAGAAAATCGGTCATTTCGCCAGAACCAAACCTCTCGCACATTCAACCTTCTATACAGTTCTAGTTTATTGATACTGCCACTGGTAACAATCACTTCAATTACCAAATCGGGAAATTCTTGATCTGTCCCAATACAGTAAGCTTCATCCGGTTCCGTACCGCCACTTTTTTCCTCTTGTCGCAGAGTTGTAGACCCAAAAGGAAAATATTCTATTTCAGCTTCTACAAAGTAAATTTCTAGCAGATTTCCAATGCCAGTTTTGCGACTTTCATGGCGGCGAGAAGGCGACATAATTTCCAAAACTCCATCTAAATAAGTAACTCGATATCCCGCTGTATCTCCAATCCGATTCAGCAGTGTCTCGTATTGTTCCCAGTTGGCGCTATCGGTAATGTAGCGATCTTCAGGATCTTGGCGTTGGAGTGCTTGTTCCTTAAGTAGCGTATCTAGCTCGCTCGTCAGCATCGGTATTACCTCCTTACAAGTTGTTCTAATCTTAGCTCAAGTTTATTCCCAATCAAATTGCCTCCCCAAATATTCCTCTACTTCCTGGTTGTAAGGTCGGAAATAATCGCTCAACCAATCGCGAACCGATTCATTGACAGGCTGGTAAGAACCGGGATTAGCATTTTGGTACTCAGATAATTGATATTCCGGCAAATCTAAGAATTCTAAAACTTGCTTGAGTGTTGTCGCCGCACCTGCATAAAAATCTTCGCTTTTCAAAATTAACAACTGTTCTGGGGGAAAGAAAGTGCGCCATTTTTTGATAAATTCTATGTACCTACCGCGAGCTAAATAATTCCCCGGTTCTTCGCCGATGATGTATTCTGGATTTTGATTCAACCGTTCAACTTCATCGCTAATTGCTCGATCGAGCGATCGCGCTTCCCAATTTAAGCCAGTCAAGCGGTAAAATTGAGAAATCGCCCGATCGACCGGATTTCGTAAAAGTACAATCAGTTTCGCCTCTGGAAACAGGCTGTAGAGACGTTCCGGTGCTTCCCTAGAGTCAAAATAGCTCGGACTTGCTTCGCCAGTTACAAATTGCTCTCCCGAAGGCATGGGCGGAAAATGAGCCAAATACCAATCAATCCCTCTGTCAAAGTGCCACGAAAAAAAATCCATCTCCTTTTTAATCGGAGTCAAAATTTGCGGGTGTTGAGCTAAATAAGTATACAGAGAAGTCGTGCCGCACCGCTGACAACCAATAATTATAAAGTTAGGAACTTTGACTGGTTTTAAGTTCCAATTTTGTGGCACAGGCATCTTGCCTGTCTCTTGTTGTGGAACAGGCATCTTGCCTGTATCTGCTTGTGGCACAGGCATCTTGCCCGTATCTGCTTGTGGAACAGGCATCTTGCCTGTATCTGCTTGTGGAACAGGCATCTTGCCTGTATCTGCTTGTGGAACAGGCATCTTGCCTGTTCTCTTACTGATAATAGATGCAAAACTTTGTTTGTAACTGACAGTTCGATAAAAATCAATCGCCTCGGCAATTTTACCTTGCCTCGTCAAAGCTTCCCCCAAATTCAGATAAGGCCAAAAAGCCTCCGGTTTAGCTGCAACAACTTCGCGGCACAATTTCTCAACTTCATCTAGCTTGTTTTGCCTAACAAAAACTTCCCACAAATTGTAATAAAACCACCAAGGAAGATCGGGATTTATTTTTAGTGCTTGGAAAAATGCCGCCGCCGCTTCCTCCCAATATTTTTGGTGGCTCAGAACAGCACCTAAATTGTAATAAGACCAGCAATCATCAGGTTTTTGGGCGACAGTTGCGCGAGATGAGGCTAATGCGCGATCCTCTTCGAGGGCTTCCCTAACGCACTTTTCTTGCTGCTGCAACAACTCCTCTAATTCCCCTGACAGTCCTGCACAACTCGGCATATTTGTCAATAAAAAATTGTAAATAATAATTGCGCTTTTTGGGCGATCGTACTTGGCTAAATTCTTTCCTAACTGCAAATAAAACTCCCCATTTTTCGGTGTAATTTGCAATTGCGATTGTTCTAACACTAAGTTGAAATCCGACTCAGTTTGTCTGAGAGCGTATCCCAACTTATCGTAAATTCCCGGCAAATCTCCGTCAATTTCAACAGCTTTTAAATACGTAGCGATAGCTTCATCCCACTGTTTTAGTTTAGTTAAAGCGTCGCCTAAATTGCAAAAAGACCAAGCAAAATCCGAGTTGAGTGCAATCTCGCAGCGGTAAGCAGCAGCAGCCTCTTCCCATCGCCGAAGTTTCAGCAAAGCATCGCCCAGATTGTGATATGACCAGGAAAAATCTGGATTTAACTCAACCGCTTTTTTGTAAGCAGCGACAGCTTCCTCCCATTTTTCAAGTTTCAGCAAAACATCGCCCAAACAGTGATAAGACCAAGAAAAATCTGGATTTAATTCAATAGCTTTTTTGTAAGCAGCAACAGCCTCATCAAACCGACCGCTTTCTTGCAGGGAATTACCCAAATCGTGGTAGTCATTATCCATGCAAAACTCCTGCAATAGTCAGTAATTTTTCCAGCGAGTTCAAATCCACCCGCATATCTTTATGTCCCGGATATTTCTGAGTTTGGTCATCCACCAAATCGCCAAGTAAATAGTAATGTTCCAAATTGCATAAATTGCTAATCATCCAATAACAATGCGGAACGTAAAGAGGGGAAAAAATCTCAATTACCTTAGTTCCCGGACTGCAAAAAACTAGATTAGTCAATCCCCCTCCGTGAGGGGCAACAACTACTTTAGCAGCAGCCAAACACGATGCTTGTTCCGCTACCGACATCGTTTCCAATTTGACACTGCGGAACCCAATTTTTTCTAAGTATTTAATTACCTCTTCATCGTTGAGGATTCGCCGATAGGATGCTTGTTGGCGGGTGATATAAATTCGCTCTGAATAGTCTGTATTTAGGAGCTGTTTTTCATTGAAAAAGGTCTGTTTGAGATATTCACACTTCCATTTTGAAACGGCTCCCGATCCGTCATAAAATATTGACGGAACTATTAATTTATCGGCTGTAATGTGTAAATTGCAGCGACTTTCTAAAAGTTTATCTTGAGAAATTCCTAAAGTATCTAAAGTTTCTGTTTGATAGGAAGAATCCCTGGCATTGACAACAAACTTATCTATAGTTTCTATCAATCCGCTCCGCTGCAAAAGGTCAAATCGCGTCATCACATCAAACATCCAATGAAAATAAGCAGCTCCACCCCAGCGAGCCGACAAAAAAGCCACATTTCCATCGAGGTGTTCAGCGGGAGGCAATTTGTCGGAAGTGATTACCAATTCAGCACAACCCATTGAAATATCAGGAACAAGTTTATTGTCTGAAGTAATGACGGCGGTAGTCACAACATCTGCCCAAGCTCGTCCGTTTGGCAATACGGCAACAAAAGCTTTTCTGGAATGACTTTGATGTTCCCAAAATCTGCGGCTGCTGTCGATTGTTTTGGAATCTGATAAATTGATTTGACTCGCAGGATGGATGTCAATGCAGGTGAGGTGCGGATTTGATTCTGCTGCAACGGTCAAATCTTCTGTAAACCCACAGTATTTTTTGAGAACACTTAAGGGTAAGATTTGATTCCTGCATTTTGCCCGATCGCTCTCATCGGCTTCTCCTTGTTGTTCCAGAGCATAACCTATATTATCGTAAGCTTCAAACAAATCCGGTTTAATTTGCAGGGCTTGAACTAAATTAGCGATCGCAGGTTCCCACTGCTGTTTTGCCATTAAACTCAAACCCAATCCTTCGTAACACCAGCAGGATTTTGGATCGAGATTGATGCCTTTTTCATAAATGGCGATCGCCCTTTCCAATTCCCCTTGATTTCGCAGTGCATCGCCCAACTTTTTGTACAGCCAACTATGCTCCGGTTCTAGAGCGATAGCACGACCAAAAGCAACTGCTGCTTCCGGCCAATTTTCTTGTGATTCCAGAACTTCTCCCAAACTATTGTACAGCCAACAATCATCTGGATTTAACTCAATAGCTTTGCGGTAAGCCGCCGCCGCTTCTTCCAAGTTTTCCAGTGCAACCAAAGCCTTACCTAATCTCTCGTAAGACCAACAAAAATCGGGATTTAGTTCAACTAACTTGCGGTAAGCAACAGCAGCGTCCTCCCACTCAGAAAGCTCCATCAGCACATCGCCTAAATTGTTGTAAGTCCAACAAAAATCGGGATTTAACTCAATAGCTTTGCGGTAAGCAGCAGCGGCTTCGTCGTGTTCCTCCATTGCCTGCCAAGTTTCCCCCAAAAAGTGGTAAGACCAACTAAAATTAGGGTTGAGTTCGATCGCCCCTTGGTAAGCGGCCCGAGCTTCGTCCAACTGTTTTTTCTCTTGCAGAGCTTTGCCCAACTTGTGGTAAGTTAAGTAGTTGCCAGACTTAATTTTAATCGCTGTTTGATAGCGGGCGGTCGCCTCATCCAAATAACCTGCATTTGCCGCAATATCCCCCAACTTTTCCCAACCCAGAGACAACAGAGTTTGCTCTTCGCCCAAACTTTGATTGCCGATTTTTTTGACAATCAGTTGATAGCCTTTGTGTACTACTTCTAACTGACTTCCAAACATTTCCAAAAAAACATCTATCCCAATTTTAGTATCTTGCTCCGGGCTGTCGGGAAACGTAAACTCGTAATCGTCAAAAATCATCAATCCCCCAACTTTCACCAACCTCCAAGATAAAATCGCATCTTGCAGAGCACTGGTGGGTTTGTGACAGCCGTCAATGTAAGCAACATCGTAATATTCCGCAGCCAAATTAATTAACAAATCTTGAGAGTAACCTTCTAATTCAATTACCCGATCGGCTGCTCCCGTTTTAACAATATTGCCCTTAAAATGTTGTTGGAAATACAAATCAATACAAGTAATCTTTGCCGTCGGATGAGTTAAAATCTTATCCAGCAGCCAGCAAGCCGACATTCCCTGAAAACTGCCGATTTCCACAACTTGAAAATCCGCAATTCCGGTAAATTCCTGCAAATGCCGTTGCCAAATAGGAATATTGTGGGTAAACCAATCTTGGGTAAATTGATAATCTTTCGCCGCACACTCAGGCCAACCCCTCAATTTGCTCGCTTTTTGGTGGCAAATAATTGCTTCTTCTAATTCCCCTAATTGCGGTAAAATATTTCCTAAATCGTTGTAAGCTTTAGAATTGCTCGGGTCGATTTCTATTTGGTGGCGGTAAGCGGCAATTTGTGCGTATAACTCCTGTTGTTTGGCCCGAACATCATTCAGTTGGGCGACAACTTCCGCAGCATTGGGTTCAATTTGCACTGCCATGCTATAAAATACGATCGCACCTTCCAACTGCTTCTGTTTCGCTAAACTATTGCCTAAATTTATATAAAACTCTGCTCCATCTAACTCAATTCCCAGCAAGTTGTGGTAAATTTTCCCGCTGGCAAGTACCTCGATAGCTTGACAATAAGTTGCGATTGTGCTGTCTAAGCCCGATTCGCTTCGCTTCCGCAAAACATATCCCAACCTCTGATTGATTCCCGTCAAATTCGGCTCAAGCTGAACCGCGTGCAGGTAGGCGCTAACAGCTTCATCCCATGATTGTTCGCAGGTTAAGGCAATTCCCAAATTGACATAAAACCAAGGAATATTTTGATTTATTGCAATAGCTTTGCGGTAGCAAATAATAGCTTCCTGCCACTGTTGTTTTTGAGCCAAAGCGTCCCCTAAGCAATTGTATGCCCAGTAGGAATTATCATTAATTTCCAGAGTCTGACGGTAACATTTAATGGCTGCATCAAAGTCGCGTTTTTGCGCGAAAACATTACCTAAACCCACGTAAGCACGAGCGTAGTTGGGATTGAGTTCGAGGCTTTTGTTGTAACAGGCGATCGCCCGATTTAATTCTCCTCTCTCCGCCCAAGTTTTACCCAAACTGTGGTAAGATTCAAACGAATTTGGATTGATGGCAATGGCTTGTCGGTAATTGGCGATCGCCTCATCCCACCGTTTCTCCCTGACCAGCATTTCCCCCAAATTGTGATAAGCTGTTGCCAGTTGCGGGTTTAACTTAATTGCCCGCGAATAACACTCCATAGCGCGATCGCACTTTCCCAATTCAACAAAACTATTTCCCAGAGTGACGTGCTCCTCAGCAGTTGCCCAATTCGGCTCGATATTAAAAGCTTGATACCAAAAGTCTGCCGCCTCTTCTCGCTTCTCCAACTGCGTCCAAACTCTCGCCAACTGCCGATAAGCAGCAGCAAAATGCGGCGCTAGCGAAATCGCTTTTTCACAATGGGCGATCGCCTTTTCCCACTGTTTCCCCTGAGAATACAAAATGCCGAGATTAGCATAAACTTCCGGCAAATTTGGATTGCGATCGATCGCCGCTTCATACCACTGCTTAGCTTGCTCGATTTCACCTCGAACCTGCATCACCTTTCCCAGCGTCTGGCAAGCTGCCCCCAAATTCGGTTCAATTTTCAACGCTGACTCGCAAGCAGCAACTGCCTCATTCAACTTTCCTTCGGCTAAATAAACTTCTGCTTGCCGACTCAAATCAACCGCTGCCTTTTCCATCTTCTCAATCGAGGGCATAATTAAACTTGCTCCAGACACCAACTAACTCAAACCCACTACCTCAACCATCCTTTTCAGCGAACTCAAGTTCACTAAAATATCCTCAGTCAGCGAATTCTGATACATCAACTGTCTAATAGGATAGCATTCAAAAGCCTCGCCCGCTAAAAAGTAATGTTCCAACTGCAAGTATTGACTGATTCCCCAGTAATAATGGCTGATATAGTGAGGGGACACCAACTCAATTACTTTAGTACCCTGGCGACAAAAAATCGTATTTGTCAAGCCGCTGCCGTGGGCAGCAACTATCACCTCAGCGTGGTAAAAATGAGCTATTTGCTCTGCCAAAGACATCGACTCAGGCAAAATTGAAACAAAGCCAAATTTCTCCAAAACCTCGATCGCATCTTCCTCGTTCAAGACTCTGCGATATCTCGCTTTGCTGCGGCTGATATAAATCCGTTTTGGATAGAGCGAACTCGGTATAATTCCCTTGAGAAACTCGCGCCTCAAAAAATCCATCGCCCACCCAGAAGGCCAGCCCAAATATCCCGCAAAAGACGGCACAATTAACTCGGTTGCTTGAATGTGAGGCAAGCGATCGCTCTCCAAGACTTTCTCTTCGGGAATGCCCAGAATTCTTAGACTTTCCCGCTGAAATTGGTGCTGACAACTATTCACCAAAAACCAATCAATCTCCGCCAAATCCCTACCGCTGTGCCGCAGCAATTCTATCCTCGGCAAAACGTCAACCATCCAGTGAAAATAGACGTTTCCCGACAAACCAGAAAGCACCGCCACGCTGCCGTCAATTTGCTTTAAAGCTGGAAATGATTCTAACTGAAAAACGCTGTGTTTTCTAACATCATGCTTTTCGCATCCAGGTAAAAACCCCGGATAATCTCTCGACACATCAGCCAACAAATAATTGTCAGGAGTAATTACAGCGATCGCCTTGCAAATCAGCCAATAATTTTCCTGCGGAACAATCCAAACTCGCCCGTTGGGAATTGCCGCCACAAAAGTCTTGGGCGACTGCACAGGTATCGGTTGCGAGTTGGACAAACGGCAAACTCCCCAACCCAAATGCACCGGATCGAACCACTTAGAAAGTCGCTGCAAACACAGCCCGCAAGTTAAACCGGTACAATCGGAATTTGCCAATTTGGAATTGGATCTCGCAAATTGGGAATTCGGAATATTTTCTGCACTTGCTTCTGGTGCAGGTTGCCAAAAAAATTCCACATAATTGTCAGCATCCAATTTAGCATTAACCAGCCAATCCCAACTCGATAAATAAATACCTTTAGGAGGTTTTATAGAAGTGTTATCTGGCAAGATAAAACTCTGTTTTTTCCACTCTTTCTGCTCTCCATACCCCTGCAATTGCAACTCTAAAACTTTTTGATAATAATCGATTGCCCGTTCCCAGCGCCCCTGTTTTTCCAGCAGTTTTGCCAACTCAAAATAAACCTGCGGTAAAGCAGGTTGAATCGTCAAAGCCATGCGGTAAACTGCAATTGCTGCGCCCAAGCGCTGTTGCTGGGCTAAGGAATTTCCCAGCCGCCAGTAAATCTCTGCATTCTGTGGCTGAATTTGCAAAGCTTTTTGATAATAAGCGGCGGCAGATTCGTGTCCGCCGTACTCTGTTAAAGCATTTCCCAAATGCAAGTAAATTTCGGCTAAATTATCGCAGATTTCAGCAATTGGTAATTGGGCATTGGGAATAGGACCTTGGGAATTGGGAATTGGGAATTGGGCATTGGGAATAGTTTCTTTTTCTTCCTTCTTCCTTCTATCCTTTACATCCGTTACATCCGCTACAAAATCCGTTGCCGAACTTCCTTCTTCCTTCTTCCTTCCAGTTAGTGCTGTGAGAAATCGATCGCACGCAGCGATCGCCCTTGACAATTCATCATCTTCTACCGCCGCAACTCTCCGCCTGTCTCCCAAGCGGCAGTAAGCCTCAACAAAATCAGGCTTCAGAGCTATTGCCCGCTCAAAATAAGGCATGGCTTCAGCAATTTTGCCCAAAACCATCAAAGAAAACCCCGCGTCTGTATAGCCCGAAATATAGTCGGAATCGATCTCGATCGCCCGCTCGAAACAAGCAAGCGCCGCCGAATGTTCCCCCTGTAATTGCCACGCTTTCCCCAGATTGTAGTGAGCCAAAACCATGTCCGGCTCCAATTCAATAGCTGTGAGGTAAGATGCGATCGCCCTTTCCGGACTTTTGTCCAGCAAAGCTTGACCCAAATTATTGTGCAGCGTCGCCCAATCCGGCTTAATCTCGATCGCCCGCTGGTAAACCTCGATCGCCTCAGCAGCCCGATCTTCCTTTAGCAAAATCACACCCAGATTGCTGTAAGCTTCCACGTAATCCGGCTTCAAAGCGATCGCCTGTCGGTAGGTATCCATTGCCGCTTCGAGCTGACTATTTTCATCTAAAACCACAGCCAGATTGTATAAAGCATCGAGATAATCCGGTTTTTGGGCGATCGCCTTTCGGTAACAGTCGATCGCCCCCAACAAATTACCCTGCTTGTGAAAAACATTTCCCAAGTTATAATGAACTGCCGCCCAATCTGGTTTCAAATCCAGAGCTTGTCGGTAGTGAAAAACCGCCTCATCCAGCCACGCATAGTCGCTGTAAAGTTGACCCAAATAAGCATGAGCCAGAAAAAACTGGGGCGAAATCTCCAAAGCTTGCACAAAAGCGTCTCTTGCCGCCGTCGGATCGCCTTGAGCTTCGAGAATTTCGCCTAAAGTCGTGTAAGCCGAGGGCGAAAACGGTTGAAGTTCGATCGCCTTGTTGCAAAACTCGATCGCCTCAGTTAACTTCCCCCGGTTCAAATAAATTCGGGCTTGCCGGATATATTCTTCAGTGCTCATTGCTAGCGGTGCAGTTGCGGTTTCTTTACCGCTTCAGTAAAACCTAGAAATTCTAATTTAAAAACTTGGTATTTATATTTTTCCCGATCGGGCGATCGATTAATTTTATCAATAACTGTCGATCGACTTTTTTGACTGCCCCTGCTGTAGTTCCTGCATTGAATATTTCAACCTCACCCCGCTTGTGGCAGAGTGAGGTTGAAATCCTTTAAAACTACCGGCTTTGTGAGAACAGCCCCGAATCTTATCCGGTGCTGCCCCACAACAGCCAGTTGTTTTAGAACAACTCGAAGTTGTTGGAGGTAATCGTCAGGTTAGGCTGCAACTGAGCAACAGTTAGCACTCCGTTGGTGCCGTTGAAGAACAACTTACCGCTTGTTGGGTCGTAGACCAACTTGTTCGTCGTGGCTGTTCCTGGAGTAGCTTCGTTGAAATTAGAAACGACGACAAACTCGCTGGCCTCGAAGCTGGTGCCCAAACCAGCGAACACACCACCCGATTTCAAGCGGATCTTATCTTCGGCTGGGGTAAAGTCTGTGATCGTGTCTACGCCATAATCGCCACCGCTGGAGAAGAAGTAGAACGTATCGCTGCCAGCACCGCCCGTCAGCACATCACTTCCTCTGTCGCCAGAGATAAAGTCATTGCCAGCGCCACCATTGACCGTATCGTTGTCTTTACCGCCGAACAGGCTGTCGTTGCCGTCCCCGCCGCTGACAACATCGTTGCCTTGGCCGCCAAAGACTGTATCGTTGCCAGAGCCACCAAGTACGGTGTCGTTGCCTCTGTCGCCAGAAATTAAGTCATTGCCATCGCCGCCGTCTACCAGGTCATCACCTTTACCAGCAAAAATGAAGTCATCGCCGGTGCCGCCAGCGACCACATCGGCGCCGCTGCCTGAAAAGACAGTATCGTTGCCATCACCGGCGCCGATAGTGTCATTGCCGCCTCCGGTAATAATCAGCTCGTTGCCACTGCCACCAGCGACGACATCATTGCCCCCAAAAGTCAGGATAATATCGTTGCCGGGGCTGCCGCTCAACCTGTTGTCGCCGGTGGTGCCGATAACGGTAAAGCCACCGCCACCACCACCACCTGGTAGTGAACTTGCTGGTTGTGTTGGATTAGTTACCTGTGTCATTTACACTCCTCCTAAAAGATCAATCATTTTTCTACAATACACTTTTCCCTCCAAAGGGATTCAATAAATGAAACCGGACATCGGTTGAGACCCTAATTGACCCGGCTGCTATAAGCTGTCATGTAATTTAAATTGTCAGCAGCGAGCCTCGGAGCGCGAGTTGAATCCTGTATTCGTTGAGCAGCAAATCTCGGTTGTTTCCTGCTTTTGACTCTCGACTCCACCACTGCCTCCTCTAACACGAAAATATTCCAGTTAAACGTTTGCGAGTTTACCATAATGACCGTCGGTGTGGCTAGTCATTATTAAAACAATAGCCGGAAGATACACAGAGACCATTTTTAATGGGAGTATGCTCTCAAGATTGAGAAGTTGCACCGGGCCCGCGGGCACTGTCGATCGCCGGAGAGTTCGATCGCCCGCAATGGAGCTGGAACTGATCTGCGATTTTTTTTAAGTACACTGTAGTTGACCAGACTTTTGATTTTCGCCAATAGTTCCCCAGAGATCAATTTTTTTTAACTGGCTTTTACAGCAAGCCCGCGCACGCTGGAGGCCCTATTTAATCGCAACTGCGTCCCAACACAGTCCCGGACGGGCTTTTGAGCCTCATCACCTGGATGTTTCCAGCCAAATCCCTCACGCTCAATGCAGGATTTTGGCTAAAAAACCCTGTTTTTCAACCACAATCCGTCATTTCAACCATGAGCCACATCCACCCGGAAAATCAGACAATGCAGCGATCGTCTTTTGGTGAAGTTGGGATGAAGGGTGGGCCGGTAGATTTGTGACGGTACTGTCACTAGATTTTAGATTTTAGATTTTAGATTTAGTCCACAGATGAATCGCAGTTATGGGTTGGCACAATTGTAGTTATGGATAATTTACCTGTTCATCATGCTGAAGCCGTCAATTTTTTGATGGTATCTATCGGGTCCCAAGTAAAATTCTTACCTCGATACTCGCCGGATTTATCTCCCATCTAGTTGTAGTGGGCAAAAATCAAAGCGATTTTCCGTCCTGAAGCGTATCCACCTTCAAATCTTCTCGATGAAGCGATTACTAAAGCTATTAATGCTTTTAATGATGAAAATGCTTGGCGATCCTTTCATCACTCTGGTCTCTTTTGAAAACCAATTAAATAGTTCATTTTTGTGGTAGATGCGATCGCTAATACCTGTGAGTGAAAATATTAAGTTTTTAGCATTTTTTTACTAATTGTTGTTAAATTATATCCGATCATTAACGATTAGCAAATTACCCGAAATTTGGTTCGGCATTCATTCAGATAAAATCTGTACTATTTATTCCTAGCGGTGTGCTGTAAGTTGCGCTGGTGAAGCGTTGGAATTGCTCTGGCTGTCGTACTTGTAGATGTGAGCGTCACTCTCGAAAATATAAATGATGGAAGTAGCTGCATAGTAGGTCAGCGCTAGCAGCGACA of Oscillatoria nigro-viridis PCC 7112 contains these proteins:
- a CDS encoding tetratricopeptide repeat protein gives rise to the protein MPSIEKMEKAAVDLSRQAEVYLAEGKLNEAVAACESALKIEPNLGAACQTLGKVMQVRGEIEQAKQWYEAAIDRNPNLPEVYANLGILYSQGKQWEKAIAHCEKAISLAPHFAAAYRQLARVWTQLEKREEAADFWYQAFNIEPNWATAEEHVTLGNSFVELGKCDRAMECYSRAIKLNPQLATAYHNLGEMLVREKRWDEAIANYRQAIAINPNSFESYHSLGKTWAERGELNRAIACYNKSLELNPNYARAYVGLGNVFAQKRDFDAAIKCYRQTLEINDNSYWAYNCLGDALAQKQQWQEAIICYRKAIAINQNIPWFYVNLGIALTCEQSWDEAVSAYLHAVQLEPNLTGINQRLGYVLRKRSESGLDSTIATYCQAIEVLASGKIYHNLLGIELDGAEFYINLGNSLAKQKQLEGAIVFYSMAVQIEPNAAEVVAQLNDVRAKQQELYAQIAAYRHQIEIDPSNSKAYNDLGNILPQLGELEEAIICHQKASKLRGWPECAAKDYQFTQDWFTHNIPIWQRHLQEFTGIADFQVVEIGSFQGMSACWLLDKILTHPTAKITCIDLYFQQHFKGNIVKTGAADRVIELEGYSQDLLINLAAEYYDVAYIDGCHKPTSALQDAILSWRLVKVGGLMIFDDYEFTFPDSPEQDTKIGIDVFLEMFGSQLEVVHKGYQLIVKKIGNQSLGEEQTLLSLGWEKLGDIAANAGYLDEATARYQTAIKIKSGNYLTYHKLGKALQEKKQLDEARAAYQGAIELNPNFSWSYHFLGETWQAMEEHDEAAAAYRKAIELNPDFCWTYNNLGDVLMELSEWEDAAVAYRKLVELNPDFCWSYERLGKALVALENLEEAAAAYRKAIELNPDDCWLYNSLGEVLESQENWPEAAVAFGRAIALEPEHSWLYKKLGDALRNQGELERAIAIYEKGINLDPKSCWCYEGLGLSLMAKQQWEPAIANLVQALQIKPDLFEAYDNIGYALEQQGEADESDRAKCRNQILPLSVLKKYCGFTEDLTVAAESNPHLTCIDIHPASQINLSDSKTIDSSRRFWEHQSHSRKAFVAVLPNGRAWADVVTTAVITSDNKLVPDISMGCAELVITSDKLPPAEHLDGNVAFLSARWGGAAYFHWMFDVMTRFDLLQRSGLIETIDKFVVNARDSSYQTETLDTLGISQDKLLESRCNLHITADKLIVPSIFYDGSGAVSKWKCEYLKQTFFNEKQLLNTDYSERIYITRQQASYRRILNDEEVIKYLEKIGFRSVKLETMSVAEQASCLAAAKVVVAPHGGGLTNLVFCSPGTKVIEIFSPLYVPHCYWMISNLCNLEHYYLLGDLVDDQTQKYPGHKDMRVDLNSLEKLLTIAGVLHG